A part of Helicobacter himalayensis genomic DNA contains:
- a CDS encoding cytidylyltransferase domain-containing protein, with the protein MKISVFLPCRKGSQRVVNKNTRPFGNVKFGLLQIKLQQLLSTANIDRIYLSSDDEAILDFAKKMNSGKIVIHKRNELLSSNSASADMLVNHALELIQNGVILWTHVTSPFFTQKEYKNAIALYKKNLSKFDSLMSVTALKGFFWDKNGAINYDRSLMRWPPTQDTDILYEINSACFIAGVDIYKNGDRIGENPYLYAVDKIKGMDIDYEEDFFMAQSLFKSNSLLIGGGANII; encoded by the coding sequence ATGAAAATATCCGTATTTTTACCTTGTAGAAAAGGCTCACAAAGAGTTGTCAATAAAAACACACGTCCTTTTGGCAATGTTAAATTTGGACTTTTACAAATAAAATTACAGCAACTTCTAAGCACTGCAAATATAGACAGAATCTATTTAAGCTCAGATGATGAAGCGATTTTAGATTTTGCAAAAAAAATGAATAGTGGAAAAATAGTTATTCATAAAAGAAATGAGTTATTAAGTTCAAATTCTGCAAGTGCTGATATGCTCGTTAATCACGCACTTGAACTTATACAAAATGGCGTTATTTTATGGACACATGTTACCTCTCCATTTTTTACACAAAAAGAATATAAAAACGCCATTGCCCTTTACAAAAAAAATCTTTCAAAATTTGATTCTCTAATGAGTGTCACGGCGTTAAAAGGATTCTTTTGGGATAAAAACGGAGCAATAAATTATGATAGAAGTCTAATGAGATGGCCACCTACACAGGATACAGATATTTTATATGAAATAAATAGCGCGTGTTTTATCGCTGGAGTTGATATATATAAAAACGGGGATAGAATCGGAGAAAATCCCTATCTTTACGCTGTGGATAAGATTAAAGGTATGGATATAGATTATGAGGAGGATTTTTTTATGGCACAAAGTTTATTTAAAAGTAATTCTTTGCTAATAGGGGGGGGGGCAAACATAATTTAA
- a CDS encoding cytidylyltransferase domain-containing protein — protein sequence MILKALIPVRSGSERVKNKNIKPFAESSLLEIKIKQLKRISEIDSIVVNSNCDTMLTIAKNLGVETIKRDEYFALSLTPNEEIYANYAKHIDCDIVLFADVTNPLLSDKSIKKAIQTYKNLDSKYDSLVSVNAVRLFMWQNGIPLNYDESKKPRSQDLPKIFALNYAVHIFPHEILKRGRIVGQKPFLFELNKLEALDIDEPLDFEIAEFLYKKYCLIGGGGKL from the coding sequence ATGATACTCAAAGCTTTAATTCCTGTGCGTTCTGGAAGTGAAAGGGTGAAAAATAAAAATATCAAACCTTTTGCAGAAAGCTCATTGCTTGAAATCAAAATAAAACAACTCAAACGCATAAGCGAAATTGATAGCATAGTGGTCAATTCAAATTGCGACACAATGCTAACAATAGCTAAAAACTTAGGCGTAGAAACCATAAAAAGAGATGAATACTTTGCTCTTTCTTTAACACCAAACGAAGAGATTTATGCAAATTATGCAAAACACATTGATTGCGATATAGTGCTTTTTGCTGATGTTACAAATCCTTTGCTTAGTGATAAAAGCATAAAAAAAGCTATACAGACCTATAAAAATCTGGACTCAAAATATGATTCTTTAGTTAGCGTTAATGCAGTGCGATTATTTATGTGGCAAAATGGAATCCCACTCAATTATGATGAATCTAAAAAACCAAGAAGTCAAGATTTACCAAAAATTTTTGCTCTAAATTATGCTGTACATATTTTCCCGCACGAGATTTTAAAACGCGGTAGGATAGTAGGGCAAAAGCCATTTTTATTTGAATTAAATAAATTAGAAGCCCTAGATATTGATGAACCACTTGATTTTGAGATTGCAGAATTTCTCTATAAGAAATATTGCTTAATAGGGGGGGGGGGTAAGTTATAA
- a CDS encoding 3-deoxy-manno-octulosonate cytidylyltransferase: MLGVIPARFKSSRFPGKPLVKILGVEMIKRTYMQAKNAKTLDKLVVATDDKRIFDFCKQENLEVVRTSESHLTGTDRIAEVAHKINADFYVNIQGDEPIIDPRSIDEIVNFALDSHTKGKKYEVFNLYKNISPKEAQRDSIVKVVVNENDELVFMSRFPIPFSKSFENPNYKKQVAVYVFSNYALKLFEQSFKTHGKGINERFEDIEILRFIDMGEKVKMLECFYDSISVDEPCDVNLVEKWLTLNKNNV; encoded by the coding sequence GTGCTTGGAGTAATTCCTGCTAGATTCAAATCAAGCAGATTCCCCGGCAAACCTTTGGTAAAAATTTTAGGTGTGGAAATGATAAAACGCACCTATATGCAAGCCAAAAATGCAAAAACTCTCGATAAACTTGTAGTTGCTACTGACGATAAGCGTATTTTTGATTTTTGCAAACAGGAAAATTTAGAAGTTGTGAGAACTTCAGAATCTCATCTTACAGGCACAGATAGAATTGCTGAAGTCGCTCATAAAATCAATGCGGATTTTTATGTAAATATACAAGGTGATGAGCCAATTATTGACCCTAGAAGTATAGATGAAATCGTAAATTTTGCGCTAGATTCCCATACAAAAGGTAAAAAATACGAGGTTTTTAATCTCTACAAAAATATAAGTCCAAAAGAAGCGCAACGAGATAGCATAGTAAAAGTTGTTGTTAATGAGAATGATGAGCTTGTTTTTATGTCACGCTTTCCTATACCTTTTAGCAAAAGCTTTGAAAATCCAAATTACAAAAAACAAGTGGCAGTTTATGTTTTTAGCAATTATGCCCTAAAGCTCTTTGAGCAAAGCTTTAAAACACACGGAAAAGGTATTAATGAACGTTTTGAAGATATAGAAATTTTACGCTTTATTGATATGGGAGAAAAAGTAAAAATGCTTGAGTGTTTTTATGATTCTATATCCGTTGATGAGCCTTGTGATGTGAATCTGGTAGAAAAGTGGCTCACACTTAATAAAAACAATGTATAA
- a CDS encoding TylF/MycF/NovP-related O-methyltransferase, with translation MRGGGIEILCCVDNNPKRWEQSIQIPTSKGVKTLEIKNPEILKTTSFDKILIASLSGYEAIPKQLESDFKIPRDKIDASYCMLCIEARLTFLEYFSKITKNFNLDGAVAELGVFQGDFAKKINEFFPNRKLYLFDTFEGFDTRDLHNEAQSVQALGSHLTNTSIDIVLNKMPIPEMVTIKQGWFPESAKGIESEIFCFVNIDTDLYDSILSGLEFFYPKMCKGGVILIHDYFSLGYIGVKKAVNTFANKYNLYILPIGDSISVAIMKV, from the coding sequence ATGAGGGGGGGGGGCATAGAAATACTTTGTTGTGTAGATAACAATCCTAAACGTTGGGAACAATCTATCCAAATCCCCACAAGCAAAGGGGTAAAAACACTAGAAATTAAGAATCCAGAAATCCTAAAAACTACTTCTTTTGACAAGATTCTTATTGCCTCCCTTAGTGGATACGAAGCAATTCCAAAACAATTAGAATCAGACTTTAAAATCCCTAGAGACAAAATTGATGCCTCTTATTGTATGCTTTGCATAGAGGCTCGACTTACTTTTTTAGAATATTTTTCAAAAATCACAAAAAATTTTAATCTAGATGGGGCAGTGGCAGAACTTGGAGTATTTCAAGGGGATTTTGCAAAAAAGATTAATGAATTTTTTCCAAATAGAAAGCTTTACTTATTTGATACTTTTGAGGGTTTTGATACAAGAGATTTACACAATGAAGCACAAAGTGTGCAAGCACTAGGCTCTCATTTAACAAATACTTCTATTGATATTGTCTTAAATAAAATGCCTATTCCGGAGATGGTTACAATCAAACAAGGTTGGTTTCCAGAAAGTGCTAAGGGCATAGAATCGGAGATTTTTTGTTTTGTTAATATTGACACAGATTTATATGATTCTATTTTAAGTGGATTAGAATTTTTCTATCCAAAAATGTGTAAAGGTGGCGTTATATTGATACACGATTATTTTTCGCTAGGATATATCGGTGTCAAAAAGGCTGTTAATACCTTTGCAAATAAATACAACTTATATATTTTACCAATAGGAGATAGTATAAGCGTAGCGATTATGAAAGTTTGA